In Phaseolus vulgaris cultivar G19833 chromosome 3, P. vulgaris v2.0, whole genome shotgun sequence, the sequence aataagTGTATAGTAAATTTTGGGAGTGTTATGTTTATGGTATTAGAGTTGTTCATTCTTAGGATAATATGAGGATAGTGGATAGGGATGGCAATGTAGGTCCGTCTGCTTCGCATTTTGCCCATGAAATGCAAGTCATGTAGGCCCGTCTCGCGTAAAATATGCAGGTTGCTTTTATTGGCTCGCCTCGCATGCAAGCTAGCCCATGAGTCGATCCacataagattttatttttaattaatgaaaaataattaaataaattttttgaataaaattttgttttgttttttaagttaatttgtttttcttatttagatGAATTAGGTAAATAGTCTCATAATATTATTCTCATGACActtgtaataaaatataaataaaaaaaaatataataatgttttgattttcaatgaagtttgaattttgatcatactaataaattgactaataaatattttttagaatatatattttttaaaaggtaATACATGTAGATAGATGATTACTATTCTAATttgaaaattgataaaaaataatatacatatataataatattatatttaaattttcttataaaaagaCTAAGATCTGACTAGTGCATTTAATATTTGATGAATATTGAAATCTAAacaatttattcattttaaaaagaaagaaaaattattatcaaatttCGTGAGGGTGTTGTGAATTAGGGATTGATGATAGTTTCTTCCTGCTCCTCCATGCCTTTCTTCTTGCATCCCATACCTAAGAAAATACTCTAGTTATCCTTTGACCTTTTTTGTTGAatgttttatctttaatttaagAATGTGAAATTTAGAGACTTCCAAGGTTATAGAATCTAgaagttaaaatttgtattttagattgtacaatATTATAGATTGTACAATTCATAATAAAAACTTGTATTACGGATTATAGAATTTGGAATggatagttttttaatttttgagaatatgagactacaagaaaaaaaaatatgggggtGCAAAAAAagtctaaatttttaaaatatgtggGTTATGAGCCAGTCTGCCCCGTCTTGCACTTGACCTGTGTGGACTGCGAGTTATGAGCCTAAGCAAGTTAGCAGGTTGAAGTAGGTCGTCCGCATTGCGGGTTATGGGCTAACCTGCCTTTCTTTGTCATTCCTAGTAGTGGGTTATTTTTGCATGTGCAGATATTTGTTTATGTTTACTTTAAAGGTAACTaaaaaattttagtttaaatcaagataatttttttatcttaattttaaaagttaattacatttaaatatatacaagattatttttatatagtGTGTAATTTGATATTGAACATATATTAGTGTAATATGTTTTAGTGtattatatatttgtaaattttgaaGTTGTCTTTTAGATTAATAATCTTACAATAACAATTGTTTTGGTGTAAcatttttaagtgaatttgagatATCTACCTTAAAGGATCCAAGTATAATCTATTGgatgaatttaatttatattaattacaatGATTTTAATTTGTGATTAATAGAAAGTGATATTATCAAATTAGAAGAATATTCGAATAATAGTGAAAGTAGATACGCAACATATAATCAATATACATGCTTCAAGAAGAAATGTTAGAGTCACCTTTCAAGATAGAAGTAAAAATTTGAACTTAATGCTTAAATGAGACTAGTGTCAATAAAATGACTCATATTTGTTGAagcaagtggtgttcaagctttgaagaatccaaaatcctttgaaggttgatgatggCTGGCTGTGCTTGCCGTTGTTGTGttgtcttttagataggataTGTGGTAGATtttaatatgtaatccactcttgattgaatccaaagcataagcaatctcaatcttttaaaagaaaagtgtttttcaaactaagtgaaaaacaacctgttgttttgtcgaaacaaccgattgttttatacttaggtgtttttagaaaaggttgaaaactatttttatagttgacttgctgtcaaaaccaaaacaaccgattgattcgaggaaacaaccgattgtttgttttggtaccataacagaaaaatggtttgtgctttgactgagcattaaatgtttttccaactgtttacgctccagtttttaatgttttgaccaatctttaaatgcaattaatagtttgttaagatttgataacaaacaaacaactttgttttacaaatagaaaaacatatttgggTTTTTCACAATTAACTGATTTTGAAAGacttgagattgcttagagattgagtttgatcaaagagtgagCTATGATTttttgcttgtattgatttcagatttgttctgtaacaagtgtaatccttgtatctgttgaaagaaaccttgtgtgtttgttgagaagtgttgtgtgttcttgaggggatcaagatcaacattcttagtgttggtgtgttgaccaagagaagtgtgtgtcttgaggggatcaaggtcacttctttggttgtggtgtaagtaatctaggtttgattgcttagtggaattcctcagtggtttctgagaagactggatgtagctctgggtttagagtgaatcagtataaatctctgtatgcattttctctatcccttaactctttaaattcagtttttatatttgtaaactgttataaacaaccgattgtttttctggtgctgatttttttgctttgtgttttggcaaactgatttccttatcaattgtttctcgaagtaatttcattcttggcttaaaagtttgcgaaaaccctctttaaaccattcaccccctctagtttaaagccatacattctaacaattggcatcaagagcttggttcttgaaagttattcaagttgatcctaaaactgttttttaatggctgatagactaccttttggggaaggtgcttcaatcaacagactacctttgttttgtggtttgaactaccaattttggaaagtgagaatgaaaatctttgtggaatcacttgacaaaggaatttgggatgcaattgaaaatggtccttttgccccaaagtttgaaaaagatggatctttcattgaaaaaccttggtctcaatggtctgattctgaaagcaaaaaggccaagtttgattgcattgctaaaaacataataacctctgctttgaattcagatgagtttttcagggtctctcaatgtaaatcagcaaaagaaatgtgggacaccttgaaggtaactcatgaaggtacaaatgaggtgaagagagctaggaagcatactctaatccaagagtatgagatgttcagaatgctcaaaggtgaaacaattgctgaagtgcagaaaagattcacgcacatcatcaatcatctcatgagccttgacaagacctttgaaaaggaagagctaaacatcaaaattttgaaatgtcttgatagagcatggcaacctaaggtaactgctatatccgaatctaaagatctaacatccttgagtatggcttctttgtttggcaagcttagggaacatgagttagagataaatcgactcaatgttcaagaaagcgaagacaaaCACGTAAGAAgtatagccttaaaagcttccaagcacaaaggcaaaTAAGAATCCAacgatgatagtgatgaagaaaaccttagcttgctatccataaagtttagcaaattcttgaagaggaatCGCAACAAGGACAaaaacaaagataggtatggaaacaagaaatctaatgattttaattccaataactatacttgttttggttgtggtgagcaaggtcacataaaggcagattgcccaaacaaaagcaaggagaagaagtctagctacaaggaaaagaagagcAAGAgaaagagagcctacatagcttgggatgagaatgaggtatcatcatcaagctcttcatcaagtgaagatgagaaagccaACATCTGTTTgattgctgaagatgatgatgaatcttgcagctcaagtgaagtaagttcttgtgcttatttaaatgaacaaaattatagtgaattgcttgaagcctttcaagaaactcatgatgaagctaatcgattggttctttcaaacaaccgattgaaagaacttaacagctaGCTGGAAAATAGAGTGAAagcacttgaagatgagattgaaaaatctaaaaaggatttcaaaaatctggaaacaaatttcaaaaattcttcttgcaagtgtgacactctcatttgcgaaaattgtgaaaaccttgagaagaaagtgcattatcttgttaatactgtggataagctttcgaaagggaaatctaactttaagaatgtcttggcatctcaaagctgtgtttttgaaaaggctgggttaggttttaatccacaaaaccaacaagataagttttcaatttttttaagaaagccagtaaaacaaccgattgttaagtcgaaacaaccggttgttacatgcttttactgcatgaaaaagggccattcggttagattatgcaaaataagaaagttttctGTTCCCAGGggcttcatgaaatggattcctaaaggatgtgaggttccaagtgagaaaaaaaaaatcaattggacccacatttgtgaaggggccAAATCTTCTTGCTTGAAGTCATGCTTAtgcaggaattctaaagaagtgtgaaggactgagttatatgatcaagttcttggaagaaaaagaccaacattgaagttgaatcaatgttctgtatTTTTCCAAAGGCCCTCAACAGTTAAATGAGGCTTTTTGATCACAAaacacatggctcattgaaagaacaacatAAAGGATAAGATCATCCTTATCTCTGTTCTTAATTCCTGTTTTTAAGTTCATTTTCATGATTAAATATCCTCTTTAAAATGTTCaatttcatctgctttgaattcCTTCTGCTCAtgattgaaaattcaaaatcaattttattgctgcagaaaaacaaccgattgtttcctcgaaacaaccaattgttttgagtctgacaacactgtgaagaaatcaatttaatttctttttgaatttctatccgttgcagatcaaattaaagaaagaatccttggtcaatgaacctgttttgaaagttgatcacgcttagaaagaagttacaacaatCATAAAGGAAATATATTCCacaatcttgaaaatttaagagatTTTATGAccagtcaaagatcacatgtgaagaccatgtgattttctgctttttctgacgttttctgtgcagggcatGGTCAAGtcttctctctctgaaaatctggtacccattcatgtcattgaatgctttatgattctgtttttgctataaaatctgttgcagctgatctcttccacaagaacaacctattgcaacatctcttgcaaattTTGTATGAGCTTctctttgtttcttctttgccatcatggactcaactcctcccacctcaagaaGAGTCAAATCCAGAGCAGTAAgatctggaggaaggctagaaggatggttttctagtgataatgatctaattgagaggtataggtttgagactagcaccaaagtgataaacaaccccaaggttgtttgctttgattggctgaaaagccaaaagctggacaatgtcaGAAGGCTCTTCAAAGATCAATTCCTCAGAAAGTTCTTAGAGATGAAGGGGAATATCTACCCAGATTTGATAAGAGTATTCTACaaaaatctcaagtttgagggaaacaaccttgtttctcatgtaaaaggtgtagatatggagatcacatatgatgtgtggactgcagTAGCTGGTCTAAAGTACTTTGGCCTcaaaatcaacaaagggaaccttggagtagtggaggatttcaacaaagtccaatacta encodes:
- the LOC137805623 gene encoding uncharacterized protein — translated: MASLFGKLREHELEINRLNVQESEDKHRNRNKDKNKDRYGNKKSNDFNSNNYTCFGCGEQGHIKADCPNKSKEKKSSYKEKKSKRKRAYIAWDENEVSSSSSSSSEDEKANICLIAEDDDESCSSSEGMVKSSLSENLVPIHVIECFMILFLL